From the genome of Streptomyces sp. S4.7:
AATTGCGACTTCCCACGGTTCGGATCATGCCGGTCATCGGCCGGCTGGAGGCCAGAAGAAAGCCGACGGGCGCTCAGTACGTGGTCCTGGTAGCGCCCGCTGCCGGAAGCTGGCCCACCTCTGTTGGCCGTGCGCTGGGCCCGGCCACGCGATGGTGGACTACGGAGAGCCTGCGCACGGCGAACATGATCGTCGAGCCAGTACAACTACTCGATCTCATGGACGGCTACCGGGAAGGGTGGCTGCCAGACGGTGAAATCGCGCTGGACTGACTCACGGAGTAACGGGTCATTCGAGGAGCTTCCGATGGCGCCGGGTCCGGACTGTCAGGGTTCGGATTACTGCCCGTCAATCTCCTTGTTGCTTCCTTCCTTTTCGGAACGAACTTTCTGGACCAAGTCGCGGCACTTCGTAATGTTTTTGAAGAGACTGGTCAGATAATTATTCGAATAGGCCTCATTGATACACTCCGTGAGGGACATCAAGCTCTGCTCGGTCAGCCCGGGAACACGTTTCAGTTCCGATGACCAGTCGTACTCGGGATCCTCGATACGCTGCAGATCGAGTTCCCGGAAAACCAGATGAAGAACCAGTCGATTCCCTTGGAGGCAGATGGAACGCGGGCGCCCATCAAGCTGACCCTTCAAACGCGTCAATGTCGCGTCAACTTCTCGCATGACTTCGACGCAGCGCCATACGCGATAGGGTCCTATCCTCGGATTGAAGAGTGTTCGGTACGGGGCCTTTTCTATGGACTCCCAGAGACTTCCCATCCTGCTCTTCGCCATAACCGCAAAACTGGGCTCCCTGTTCGCACACGCCAGAGCCACTGTGGCGTCGACCACCGTGCAGCCATGTTCGGGACTCGGAACCGGCTCCCCACGCTTGATCGAATATGTCTTTTTGAGCGAGAGAACCAATTCTGTGCGCAGGCGGCCCTGCTCCGGGTCCAGCGAGACAAAATCTCGGGTCTCCACAGTGTTCTGTGTGTTCGTCGCCCTGGTCACCGCTGTTGCAAAACCTTCTGGGCATCCTTCAAGGCTGATAAAGCGAACCCACACCATGGCTTCGTCCAGGCCGGCTTCGCCCTTGTGTGCTGCTTGATGAATGCTTGCCACCGTCTGGGCGCCGTTGACGATGCTCACGCCCGTGAGCGAGAAATCACCAAAAGTGCGACTGGCGGCACCCCGTGCGGTCTTCTTTACGCTCTCACACAGGGCTGTCACACCATTGTTGAAGTACCAGAAGTGCTGTGGATCCTTGAGGATCGTGTGCGTGACTGCCTCATTGACACTGGTATTGCCCAGGGATTTCCTGATGTTCTGAGAGAAAAGGCGATCCCCGAAATGCTCGTACCAGTTCGCAACGCTTGAAGCGGTAACCACGCCGTAGTAGGCCTCATATGGCTCGCTTACCGTGCCCCAGTTCTCCAGCTGTACGCCGAAGTCGATTCGCGAACCCCCCAATCCTTCGGATATGAAGGAATGGAAATCGCTCAAGCCCAGGGTCTCCATGGATACGACCTGCTGTGACTCGTTCATTTCATCGAGCAGGTCGCTAAAAACGGCAGACGAGGGCGCGGCCAAGTCGGTTCGGCCGGTGGTCGCCACTACAAGGATGAAGGTCACATCGACGTCGTCAAGTGCGTCCGTGATCTTCGCCTCTTGGGCACGTAGCCGTGCGTTGAACCGGTCGAACTTCGTGTCAAGAAGATCCCTGAACCCGGCCGTAAAGTGCCGGGAATCACCCAATCCGAGGCTGCCGTCCCCGGAACCGTCCCACTTTGACTGGACAAGGATCACCCTTCGCTGCAGGGGATCGATTGCGATGGCATCGATTCCGTTGTCGCCGGATCCGTCGACCACTGTGGCCGCCGCTTCGGCGGCAGACAGTTCGGTGAACCTCTGTACGGCGAGAGCCGCTAAGGATCGGCTCAGGAAGGACTTTTCGCGGACGGAGTCGCTGGCTTTTGCGTAGTCACTCATGTCGATGTGCTCCGCGAAACCCGTGTGCAGCGCCTCCTTGACGTGCCTGACCCACAGCCGTTTCATGCGGCCCCCCTGATCACCAGTTCTGACAGACATGCTCAAGGTGCGGAGGCCACGGTAGCCATCGCACAGGGTGATCAGGAAGAGGCGGAACATGATCCGGCTATGTACGCCTGTAACTCTGTCCTGTGGTCGCCACTCTGC
Proteins encoded in this window:
- a CDS encoding AIPR family protein; translated protein: MFRLFLITLCDGYRGLRTLSMSVRTGDQGGRMKRLWVRHVKEALHTGFAEHIDMSDYAKASDSVREKSFLSRSLAALAVQRFTELSAAEAAATVVDGSGDNGIDAIAIDPLQRRVILVQSKWDGSGDGSLGLGDSRHFTAGFRDLLDTKFDRFNARLRAQEAKITDALDDVDVTFILVVATTGRTDLAAPSSAVFSDLLDEMNESQQVVSMETLGLSDFHSFISEGLGGSRIDFGVQLENWGTVSEPYEAYYGVVTASSVANWYEHFGDRLFSQNIRKSLGNTSVNEAVTHTILKDPQHFWYFNNGVTALCESVKKTARGAASRTFGDFSLTGVSIVNGAQTVASIHQAAHKGEAGLDEAMVWVRFISLEGCPEGFATAVTRATNTQNTVETRDFVSLDPEQGRLRTELVLSLKKTYSIKRGEPVPSPEHGCTVVDATVALACANREPSFAVMAKSRMGSLWESIEKAPYRTLFNPRIGPYRVWRCVEVMREVDATLTRLKGQLDGRPRSICLQGNRLVLHLVFRELDLQRIEDPEYDWSSELKRVPGLTEQSLMSLTECINEAYSNNYLTSLFKNITKCRDLVQKVRSEKEGSNKEIDGQ